The Proteus sp. ZN5 genome includes the window CTACTGTTGAGCAGTTCTACACTGTTACTTTCAGGTTGTAACTCAACGTTTGAAGCATGGGATAAATTCACTACTATTTTAGAGAATACTGCGCCTTACATTAAAGAATCCCAAGAATGGGAAGCGTATAGTATAAAAACGACTCAACAAGGTGTTATTTATAGCGTAGCAAATGCCTCAGATAGGCAATTTGTAAGTAAAAAAATGGACGCGGAATATGTAGATGCGATCGCACGTCTTTCAAGCCCTTTTGCTATAGGGGAAGATGCTAAGGAAGACCTTGCTAGAGAAAATCAAGGTTACCGTTTCAAATATCATGACATCATGACGGTAAAGGATAAAAAGACCTCAACAACTCTCGGTTATTGCGTAAATTATGACTCTGATAGAGTGATTGACGGCAAATTAAGAGAAGTCAGCGAAGAAGATAAAATTCGAAAGTCTTTTATTTATATTGCTAAAGATCAACCTGTATCAATAGCTACTGTAAGTGCTGATTTTACCAAATTAATGTGTGGCGAAAAATTTTATAACAAAAACAAAATGTAGTTATTATAAATAATCACACTGTGGGTTATATTATACAAACCCTTTTAACTCAGATTGAATTAAAAGGGTTGGCCACATAAAAAATTATCATAAATCTCCCTCCGTCGTCGTTAGACTTTTAATTTATACATAAAAATATGACATCAAATATAAATGGAATTATCGATAATATTCGTAAAGCTATACAATGCTCAACACGAGGTATGATTGGACGCGAGCAACTTGCTGAACTAGTTATTTTAGCCGCAGTCGCTCATGAACATTTACTGGTTATTGGTCCTCCTGGTACAGCGAAAAGTGCGGTTGTACGCAGAGTTTCTCAAACATTGGGTGGACGTTATTTTGAATACCTTTTAGGGCGATTTACTGAACCTTCAGAGTTATTTGGTGCCGTAGATCTCAAAAAACTAAAAGAAGGTAAAGTTGAAACCGATATCACAGGGATGTTACCTGAAGCAGATATTGTTTTTCTTGATGAGGTTTTTCTAGGTTCGACAGCCATTCTAAATACTTTATTAGGTATTTTAAATGAGCGTCGATTTAAACGTGGTCATACCGATATTATTAGCCCATTAAAAGTATGTATTGGAGCAGCGAATAGTTTACCTGATGATCCGAACCTTGCTGCATTCTCAGATCGCTTTCTTATTCATCTTTTTATTGATTCTGTACCCGATCACCAACTAGAAGCCATGCTTGAAGGCGGATGGGCTTCAAGCCTGACTCAACTTTCAGCTCAACTCGATATTGCTCAATTAGATGAATTGCACCTTGCCGTTAAAAACGTCGATTTAACACAAGTTAGACCGTTGATTGCTAATGCCGTGCGTTCATTAAGAAATGCAGGGATCACGCTTTCAGATAGACGTATTGTTCGTGTTCAGCGTCTTATTGCTGCCGCAACCGTACTCAATAATCGAGAGATTGCGACAGAACAAGATCTCTGGCCTTTACTGTATGTACTTCCTACTGAAGATGCGCAGCAACAAGGACGTGAAATCTTACGACAAGAACTCTCACTTTCAATGAACTCTCGATTATTTAGTTCCGTAGAAGAGGCAACATTACAACCTCAATCTCGTATGAACCGTTTAATTGAAAGAGCAACCGATGTTCTCAATGCAGACCCTGTATCTAAAGCGGATATTGAACTAACGTTACGAGAAATAGATGCCAACTTCTCAACAGAGATGTTAAGTGAAGAGCTTGCTATATTACGTACACAATTAGCGATACAGTTTAGTCACTTATTATGAACCCAACATTTCCTCTCACTTGGCAACCTAATGCAACGCCCCCTAAATCACAAGGGGTGTATGCAACAGGTATAACGGCTAAACAGCTTATTGAACGCATTATTCATTTGCCTGATGTTCAGCAACAACGGTTAAAAGTGATCACCAGTCAACATCGGCTTATTGTGTTAGGGAAACAGACTGATTTACCTTGGGCTGAAAATATAACGCTGATTGCACCGTCTACTCAAACAGCAAAATTATGGCTCCCTATACACCAACAGCTTTTATTACCTTATGGGCTGGTGGAACAAGCCTTAGTGCAGCATTTTAAACGCCAACCACTATTACTTTTACCATCACCTCAAACGGTGATCCCTTTAGATAATCAGTGGACGTTAACACCAACGCTACGGGATACACTCACCCAATTGTGTTTTGAGTGAAATATAATGTGATACAAGGATCGGTTTATCATCATGTCATTACCCACAACACAATCCACCTCGTTGCCCGAAGCGCTACAACCTTGGCAAACTTGGCTTAGCGGGTTAGATCCCGAATTAATTCCTGCATTTTCTGACCTATTACAACGTCTAAGTCGTGTATTAGGCCCTGTACAGGGAAAGCAACTCGGTGGCTTACCTGAACCAGATGGGATAGGGCAAATACAGCGTAAAGGAGATTATCAAAACCTGCTACTTAGTGAATGGTTAATATCTGATGAAGTACCTGATGAATTTATGAGACGTGCCATTAATGCAGAACATCTCTTTTTGGCGCCAAACTATAAATCTCAACAATCTTTAAATCAGATCACTGTGCTTTTTGATACTGGTATTTCGCAACTGGGTGAATGCCGCTTAGTGCATATTGCAATGCTTATTATATTGGCACAACGAGCAGAAAAAGCGGGTTGCACATTAATGTGGGGAACGTTGCAATCAATCATTCCATTAATGCCGTTAAACACCATAAATGATCTACGCGAATTATTGACACGCCGGACTTATTCACCTGTTTTAACAGAAAATATCGCGCATTGGCAAAACGTTATTGCCGAAGACACTGATGTAAAAAATGGCGAGATTTGGTTAGTGACAGGCGCTCATCAACAACCTATATTGAAACAAATTACCTCAACACATCATATCGAACTAACAGGAGATGATTGTTTCAATAAAACGATTGATGTCAATATTCGCACACCACATTTTCAACGCCATATTGTATTGCCAACGCCACCTAGAGCATTAAGTTCGCGATTATTAAAAGGACAATTAAGACCGCCTTCAGCGCAAAATACACATCAGCATGAATACAAAATATCACTGATGTTTTCACCTGTTATCTCATTTCATGGTAGCGCAGTGGGTGTCACTTTATTAGGTAAACCAGGGTTAGTGGTTATTAAAATTCCACCACTCAATAGATTAAATCAAAATAGTTCGCTTAAAAAACCGTTTGTATACCAAATGTATCCTGATGATCATGTTATTTTAGCGTTACAGTGTCACGGAAAAAAGATAGGTGCATTGCTTTCAAACAATAATGGCCTCTATTTTTGGCAATTACCCAAACTCTCTTATATACCTCGG containing:
- a CDS encoding AAA family ATPase; the protein is MTSNINGIIDNIRKAIQCSTRGMIGREQLAELVILAAVAHEHLLVIGPPGTAKSAVVRRVSQTLGGRYFEYLLGRFTEPSELFGAVDLKKLKEGKVETDITGMLPEADIVFLDEVFLGSTAILNTLLGILNERRFKRGHTDIISPLKVCIGAANSLPDDPNLAAFSDRFLIHLFIDSVPDHQLEAMLEGGWASSLTQLSAQLDIAQLDELHLAVKNVDLTQVRPLIANAVRSLRNAGITLSDRRIVRVQRLIAAATVLNNREIATEQDLWPLLYVLPTEDAQQQGREILRQELSLSMNSRLFSSVEEATLQPQSRMNRLIERATDVLNADPVSKADIELTLREIDANFSTEMLSEELAILRTQLAIQFSHLL